In Cicer arietinum cultivar CDC Frontier isolate Library 1 chromosome 7, Cicar.CDCFrontier_v2.0, whole genome shotgun sequence, a single window of DNA contains:
- the LOC101497471 gene encoding uncharacterized protein At1g51745 produces MGSSGESNINGINASVGGLVWVRRRNGSWWPGRIMSLDELSEGCLVSPRSGTPVKLLGREDASVDWYNLEKSKRVKAFRCGEYDECIEKAKASAASLGKKAVKYARREDAILHALELESAHLDKVPLPLCSRSDKSGSEHGESAGELPTMSNSGDVNEDVTDDLSDSGDNSNSAPELSQSGISFEEPNRNGSLKMQPLQGRRRRTPNDSEDDGTEGVKRMRGLEDLGVGVVSKRKVQGSGLTEITQHVSASLNNSIAGNGLPNGTSVNGVKGYSSLKRKRSQVANVHELLKRKYRRRPLTKVLESTAMVSVPVTCDQLPSSSSPPLCGITDGRISGLDFTDSKRSSAMEIHNSDCAEAACENGTSLIVHDHGSDFSQIEHKVKENGTSGIHGLADNDSSDVLFDVPFVGDLGEEKLTPGPGLSPTLVSCSSGMPQVSALEPQSCQASPTEAFPLRNGFKNDSGCTSSAAGHDTIGDRADNDSSKWQSKGKRNLRHTNKNRKQVSRKYAGMAGESSGYLTGIGNSDGFCQGAGQKQKVDWNGTGVSNTSYNSTSQIKCKPVAEGQAEGFRDMSKHIRGTAVEAKLLPDGSLAPQRSLPYRQSRFTVNSRYETTDFPGRNSSSDGTLYDVKLEVKSSYRPQHVPLVSLVSKLNGKAFIGHPLTVEVLEEGHCDKLLSGIVGDMEVGDIYCEAEKPNSKSVTRRIPSKKKSSRFSRSKSSKSKKSGLLNKKIRKLSSLTGHRQSEDERKPVVDKLKGPVIACIPLTVVFSRINEAVSGQARSTHRAVSTANQ; encoded by the exons TGATTGGTATAATCTTGAAAAATCAAAGCGGGTAAAAGCTTTTCGTTGTGGAGAGTATGACGAATGCATTGAGAAGGCAAAGGCATCTGCTGCTAGTTTAGGCAAGAAGGCAGTGAAGTATGCTCGCAGGGAAGATGCTATTCTTCATGCTCTTGAGCTAGAGAGTGCTCACTTGGACAAGGTACCCTTACCGTTATGCTCCAGATCTGATAAATCTGGTAGTGAACACGGTGAATCAGCTGGAGAATTACCTACGATGTCTAATTCTGGTGATGTCAACGAGGACGTCACTGATGATTTGAGTGACTCTGGAGACAATTCTAATTCAGCTCCAGAATTGTCACAATCTGGTATATCTTTTGAAGAACCTAATCGTAATGGTTCTTTAAAGATGCAACCTTTGCAGGGAAGGAGGAGAAGAACACCTAATGATTCAGAAGATGATGGAACTGAAGGAGTTAAGAGAATGAGAGGACTTGAGGACCTCGGCGTTGGTGTAGTGTCAAAGAGAAAGGTCCAGGGTTCAGGTCTAACCGAGATAACTCAGCATGTCAGTGCTTCCCTCAACAATTCAATTGCAGGGAATGGCCTGCCAAACGGAACTTCTGTCAATGGTGTTAAGGGTTATTCTTCTCTGAAAAGGAAGAGATCGCAGGTGGCAAATGTTCATGAattattgaaaagaaaatatcgACGCCGGCCTTTGACAAAGGTTTTAGAGAGTACTGCCATGGTATCAGTTCCTGTCACTTGTGATCAGCTTCCAAGTTCAAGCAGTCCTCCATTATGTGGGATAACTGATGGAAGGATTTCAGGGTTAGATTTTACGGATTCAAAGAGAAGTTCTGCAATGGAAATTCACAATTCAGATTGTGCCGAGGCTGCTTGTGAGAATGGGACTTCATTAATTGTTCATGACCATGGTAGTGATTTTTCACAAATAGAGCACAAGGTCAAGGAGAATGGGACTTCGGGAATACATGGGCTAGCTGACAATGATTCTTCTGATGTATTATTTGATGTGCCATTTGTTGGGGATCTAGGGGAGGAGAAACTCACTCCAGGACCAG GTTTGTCACCCACACTTGTTTCTTGTTCATCTGGCATGCCCCAAGTTAGTGCATTGGAACCGCAATCTTGTCAAGCTAGTCCAACTGAAGCTTTTCCATTGAGAAATGGATTCAAGAATGATTCTGGTTGTACCAGTTCAGCTGCTGGTCACGATACCATTGGTGATAGAGCAGACAATGATAGTTCAAAGTGGCAGTCAAAAGGAAAGAGGAATTTAAgacatacaaataaaaatagaaaacaagtCTCGAGAAAGTATGCGGGCATGGCTGGTGAATCCAGTGGTTATTTAACAGGAATTGGGAACTCGGATGGATTCTGTCAAGGTGCTGGTCAGAAACAGAAAGTTGATTGGAACGGCACAGGCGTATCCAATACTTCATACAATTCTACTTCTCAAATCAAGTGCAAGCCTGTTGCTGAAGGTCAAGCAGAAGGGTTTCGGGACATGAGCAAGCATATCAGGGGTACAGCAGTAGAAGCAAAGCTATTGCCGGACGGATCTCTCGCACCTCAGAGATCGCTTCCTTATCGCCAGTCGCGCTTTACTGTTAACTCCAGATATGAAACGACGGATTTTCCTGGAAGAAACTCTAGTTCTGATGGGACATTATATGATGTTAAACTAGAAGTTAAATCCAGCTACCGGCCACAACACGTCCCTTTGGTTTCTCTTGTGAGTAAACTAAATGGCAAAGCCTTTATCGGACACCCTTTGACAGTTGAGGTGTTGGAGGAAGGTCATTGCGATAAATTGTTGAGTGGCATTGTAGGTGACATGGAAGTCGGTGATATCTATTGTGAGGCGGAGAAGCCAAATTCAAAGTCAGTAACTAGACGCATACCATCAAAGAAGAAATCGTCGCGTTTTTCGCGCAGTAAATCTTCCAAGTCAAAAAAATCTGGGttgttgaataaaaaaattcggAAGTTGTCCTCGTTGACCGGTCACAGACAGTCAGAAGACGAGAGAAAGCCAGTGGTAGATAAGCTGAAGGGTCCCGTTATAGCTTGTATTCCACTTACAGTAGTATTCAGTAGGATAAACGAGGCAGTGAGCGGTCAGGCACGGTCGACACACCGTGCAGTATCAACAGCAAACCAATGA
- the LOC101497139 gene encoding large ribosomal subunit protein eL28y-like has translation MATVPGQLIWEIVKKNNSFLVKEFGNNTQSVQFSRESNNLYNLNSFKYSGLANKKTVTIQPAGKDQAVLLATTKSRKQNKPSAISHKSVMKKEFSRLAKAVQNQVADNYYRPDLKKAALARLSAVHRSLKVAKSGVKKRNRQALKVLGRK, from the exons ATGGCGACAGTACCAGGGCAACTCATATGGGAGATCGTGAAGAAGAACAACTCCTTCTTGGTGAAAGAGTTCGGCAACAACACTCAGAGTGTTCAATTCAGTAGAGAGAGCAACAATCTCTACAATCTTAACTCCTTCAAGTACTCTG GTTTGGCAAACAAGAAAACTGTTACCATTCAGCCTGCTGGTAAGGATCAGGCTGTGTTGTTGGCCACAACTAAGTCAAGGAAACAAAACAAGCCTTCAGCAATTTCTCACAAATCTGTCATGAAGAAGGAGTTCAGTAGGTTGGCAAAGGCAGTTCAAAATCAG GTTGCAGATAACTACTACAGGCCTGATCTGAAGAAGGCAGCTCTTGCAAGGTTGAGTGCAGTTCACAGAAGCCTCAAAGTTGCAAAGTCCGGTGTCAAAAAGAGGAATAGGCAAGCTTTGAAGGTCCTTGGCAGGAAGTGA
- the LOC101496817 gene encoding anoctamin-like protein At1g73020, whose translation MNKNENEEAVFEIGVVIPRRVIQEIDESSDCACVLIKEFKKVGFVVERVVGIADEFIKLAAPLETLGRAAAELQIKKRTHIGMDLHFEVEEVEAFVKQPDGSVFSWCERFHCYCHLIYGIVNNSKSAITLKFDGKEIYWETGENLIQKLESENIVKQVFPLHDEKTRKKLLRTWALHWWDFTSQPIDEIYSYYGAKIAIYFAFLGMYTRWLLFLAAFGLTLQLIDFRSMKLVVLPVFFVVVIVWAVMFCQFWKRKNSALLARWPISSAVTADPGYKIPGTKGSSLQPPLELLKLFETDRAKGKEVFQRYEWLGRFMRFRNDAIIIFSIICLQLPFELAYAHLYEVIGSDVIKFGLTAVYLFAIQYITKIGGQVSVKLIKYENNENTEKRADSLVYKVFGLYFMQTYIGIFYHALLHRNFATLRKVLIQRLLLSEVLENMVENSLPYLKYSYKKYSVRHKKKKEKGESTDKIQFSSRVEKEYLKPSYSASIGDELEDGLFDDFLELALQFGMILMFACAFPPAFAFAAVNNIMEIRTDALKLLAILRRPVPRAAATVGAWLNIFQFLILMSICTNCALLAWLYDEEGKWKVEPGLAAILIMEHVLLVIKFGFSRLVPEEPAWVRAHRAKHTTQAQDLCSKKLLRTISGGERNFGEMKKKL comes from the exons atgaataaGAATGAAAATGAAGAAGCTGTGTTTGAAATTGGGGTGGTGATTCCAAGAAGGGTCATTCAAGAAATAGATGAATCCTCTGACTGTGCCTGTGTTCTTATAAAGGAATTCAAGAAGGTTGGGTTTGTAGTTGAGAGAGTAGTTGGCATTGCAGATGAGTTCATTAAG TTGGCTGCACCTTTGGAGACATTAGGGAGAGCTGCAGCTGAACTACAAATCAAGAAAAGGACTCATATAG GTATGGATTTACATTTTGAGGTGGAGGAGGTTGAAGCTTTTGTGAAACAACCTGATGGTTCTGTTTTCAGTTGGTGCGAGCGGTTTCATTGCTATTGTCACTTGATATATGGAATT GTAAACAACAGCAAATCAGCTATAACCCTTAAATTTGATGGAAAAGAAATCTATTGGGAAACTGGGGAGAATCTCATTCAGAAATTGGAATCTGAGAACATTGTCAAGCAAGTCTTTCCTTTGCATG ATGAAAAGACGAGAAAGAAACTTCTCAGGACTTGGGCTCTTCATTGGTGGGACTTCACAAGTCAGCCGATCGATGAGATTTATTCATATTATGGGGCAAAG ATTGCAATCTATTTTGCTTTTCTTGGAATGTACACACGGTGGCTGCTCTTCCTCGCTGCATTTGGTCTTACATTGCAATTGATTGATTTTAG GTCAATGAAGTTAGTAGTGCTTCCTGTTTTCTTCGTCGTGGTGATAGTCTGGGCCGTAATGTTTTGTCAATTCTGGAAACGTAAAAATTCAGCACTTTTAGCCAG ATGGCCTATTAGCTCTGCAGTCACAGCTGATCCAGGATACAAGATTCCAGGCACAAAGGGCAGTTCCCTACAGCCTCCGTTGGAACTCCTTAAATTATTTGAGACTGATAGAGCAAAAGGAAAGGAAGTATTCCAGAGATATGAGTGGTTAGGGCGTTTTATGCGATTCAGAAATGATgccatcatcatcttcagcataatCTGTCTCCAATTACCATTTGAATTGGCATACGCACATCTTTATGAAGTCATTGGTTCCGACGTAATTAA GTTTGGGCTCACTGCTGTTTATCTTTTCGCCATTCAGTATATTACTAAGATTGGAGGCCAGGTATCTGTCAAACTTATCAAATATGAAAACAATGAAAACACAGAAAAACGGGCTGATAGCTTGGTCTACAAG GTATTCGGTCTGTATTTTATGCAGACATACATTGGGATTTTTTATCATGCCTTGTTGCACCGTAACTTTGCAACTCTTCGTAAAGTGCTGATTCAACGACTCCTTCTGTCTGAG GTGTTGGAAAACATGGTGGAAAATTCATTGCCTTATCTCAAATACAGCTACAAAAAGTACAGTGTTCG acacaagaaaaagaaagagaaaggagaATCAACAGATAAAATTCAGTTTAGTTCTAGAGTAGAGAAAGAATACCTCAAGCCTTCTTACTCTGCCAGCATTGGCGACGAGCTTGAAGATGGGTTATTTGACG ATTTCTTAGAGTTGGCATTGCAGTTTGGAATGATTTTGATGTTTGCTTGCGCATTCCCACCTGCATTTGCTTTTGCCGCTGTG AACAACATTATGGAAATCAGGACCGATGCACTGAAGCTGCTAGCAATTTTGAGACGGCCTGTTCCTCGAGCCGCAGCAACAGTAGGAGCCTGGCTTAACATTTTTCAG TTTCTCATATTGATGTCAATTTGCACCAACTGTGCTCTTTTGGCATGGCTATATGACGAGGAAGGAAAATGGAAAGTAGAACCTGGACTTGCAGCTATCTTAATCATGGAACATGTCCTTTTGGTGATTAAGTTTGGTTTCTCTCGCTTGGTTCCTGAG GAACCTGCTTGGGTAAGGGCGCACCGTGCGAAACACACTACACAGGCACAAGATTTGTGTTCTAAGAAGCTTCTAAGGACAATTTCTGGAGGAGAAAGGAATTTTGGAGAAATGAAGAagaaattgtag
- the LOC101496481 gene encoding IAA-amino acid hydrolase ILR1-like 4 codes for MYSSFKFKHFHFFIIFIFILHVFAATPILSFNNFLESAKSPEVFDWMISIRRKIHENPELGYQEFETSELIRSELDKLGISYKHPVAVTGVIGFIGNGMSPFVALRADMDALAMQEMVEWEHKSKVPGKMHACGHDAHVTMLLGAAKILKEHEKEIQGTVVLVFQPAEEGGGGAKKIVDAGALENVTAIFGLHIAPELPIGEVASKSGPILAGSGRFEAKINGKGGHAAIPQKSIDPILAASNVIISLQHLVSREADPLDSQVVTIAMFQGGSAFNVIPDYVTIGGTFRAFSKQSFNQLRQRIEEVIVGQAAVQRCNATVNFFDESKPSYPPTVNNGDLHEHFVNVAVDMLGINKVDSVTQPSMGAEDFSFYQEVIPGYFFMLGMQNASNNRFDSLHSPYLTINEDGLPYGVPLHASLASSYLLKLHGPK; via the exons ATGTATTCTTCCTTCAAATTCAAGCACTTCCACTTTTTcatcatattcatattcatattacATGTCTTTGCTGCAACACCAATTTTGTCATTCAACAACTTTCTAGAAAGTGCCAAGAGTCCTGAGGTTTTTGATTGGATGATCAGTATCAGAAGGAAGATTCATGAGAATCCAGAATTGGGTTATCAAGAATTTGAGACCAGTGAACTGATAAGATCAGAATTGGATAAATTGGGTATTTCTTATAAACATCCAGTGGCAGTCACTGGTGTCATTGGTTTCATAGGAAATGGAATGTCTCCTTTTGTTGCTTTAAGAGCTGACATGGATGCTCTAGCTATGCAG GAAATGGTGGAGTGGGAGCACAAGAGTAAAGTACCTGGAAAGATGCACGCGTGTGGTCATGATGCTCATGTTACCATGTTACTTGGTGCTGCAAAGATTCTCAAAGAACATGAAAAAGAGATACAA GGAACTGTTGTTCTTGTTTTTCAACCAGCAGAGGAAGGAGGTGGAGGGGCTAAGAAGATTGTAGATGCTGGAGCATTAGAAAATGTAACTGCTATCTTTGGATTGCATATTGCTCCTGAATTACCAATAGGTGAAGTGGCCTCTAAGTCTGGTCCAATATTGGCAGGAAGTGGCCGCTTTGAAGCAAAGATAAATGGAAAGGGAGGTCATGCAGCTATTCCTCAAAAGTCTATTGATCCCATATTAGCAGCTTCCAATGTGATTATTAGCTTACAACACCTTGTTTCTCGTGAGGCCGATCCTCTAGACTCCCAG GTTGTGACAATTGCAATGTTCCAAGGAGGTAGTGCATTCAATGTTATTCCAGATTATGTCACAATTGGTGGCACCTTCCGAGCCTTTTCTAAACAAAGCTTCAACCAACTGAGACAGAGGATCGAGGAG GTTATAGTTGGACAAGCTGCTGTACAAAGATGCAATGCAACTGTGAACTTCTTTGATGAATCGAAACCTTCCTATCCTCCAACGGTAAACAATGGTGACTTGCATGAGCATTTTGTGAATGTTGCAGTGGATATGCTTGGTATCAATAAAGTTGATAGTGTCACACAACCATCCATGGGAGCTGAAGACTTTTCATTCTATCAAGAGGTCATACCTGGCTACTTCTTCATGCTTGGAATGCAGAATGCCTCAAATAACCGGTTCGACTCATTACACTCACCTTATCTCACAATCAATGAAGATGGACTTCCTTATGGGGTTCCACTTCATGCATCTTTAGCTTCTAGTTATCTTCTAAAACTTCA TGGTCCAAAGTAG
- the LOC101496152 gene encoding glycosyltransferase BC10-like, whose protein sequence is MQPRLEEGKDPAVTRATPSRPFPLRLLRFFLLFLVIGVGGSFLSMYMIRHFGIHNVAFVQSSFKPCFQKPAIIENWFKPPSSLLHTMNDVELFWRASFVPRIKSYPFKRTPKIAFMFLTKGPLPMAPLWEKFFNGHEKLYSIYVHSLPSYNADFSLSSVFYQRQIPSQVAEWGMMSMCDAERRLLANALLDISNEWFVLLSESCIPLQNFSIVYRYLSRSRYSFMGAFDEPGPYGRGRYNENMAPEINMSDWRKGSQWFEINRELAVRIVEDHTYYPKLKEFCTPHKCYVDEHYFQTMLTINTPHLLANRSLTYVDWSRGGAHPATFGKNDIKEEFFKKILQDQTCLYNNQPTSLCFLFARKFAPNALEPLLDIAPKVLGI, encoded by the exons ATGCAGCCTAGATTGGAGGAAGGAAAAGATCCTGCTGTCACTAGAGCCACACCTTCTAGACCCtttccattgagacttttgcgcTTCTTCTTACTCTTTTTGGTTATTGGTGTTGGTGGTTCTTTTCTTAGCATGTATATGATTAGGCATTTTGGTATTCATAATGTGGCTTTTGTACAATCTTCATTTAAGCCTTGTTTTCAGAAGCCGGCAATTATTGAGAATTGGTTTAAGCCTCCATCTAGTTTGTTGCATACTATGAATGATGTTGAACTATTTTGGAGAGCTTCTTTTGTTCCAAGGATCAAAAGTTATCCTTTTAAAAGAACTCCTAAGATTGCATTCATGTTCTTGACTAAAGGACCTTTGCCAATGGCACCACTTTGGGAGAAGTTTTTTAATGGACATGAGAAGCTTTATTCCATTTATGTTCATTCACTGCCATCTTATAATGCTGATTTTTCGCTGTCGTCTGTTTTTTACCAGAGACAGATCCCAAGCCAG GTGGCAGAGTGGGGAATGATGAGTATGTGTGATGCTGAAAGAAGACTTCTAGCCAATGCATTGCTTGACATCTCAAATGAATGGTTTGTCCTCCTATCCGAGTCCTGCATCCCTCTCCAGAACTTCAGCATTGTATACCGTTACTTATCGCGGTCAAGGTATAGCTTTATGGGTGCATTTGATGAGCCTGGTCCTTATGGAAGAGGACGCTACAACGAAAACATGGCACCTGAGATCAACATGAGCGACTGGCGTAAAGGGTCTCAATGGTTTGAAATTAATCGAGAACTTGCAGTCAGAATAGTTGAAGACCATACTTACTATCCAAAGCTCAAAGAATTCTGCACACCACACAAATGCTATGTTGATGAACACTATTTCCAAACAATGTTAACCATTAACACTCCTCATCTTTTGGCTAATAGGAGCCTCACTTATGTTGATTGGTCAAGAGGCGGTGCTCACCCGGCTACCTTTGGAAAGAATGACATCAAAGAGGAATTCTTTAAGAAAATTTTGCAGGATCAGACATGTCTTTATAATAACCAGCCAACTTCACTTTGTTTCTTATTTGCTAGAAAGTTTGCACCTAATGCTTTGGAACCTCTTTTAGATATAGCACCAAAAGTTCTAGGAATATGA